The following are encoded in a window of Rhizobium leguminosarum genomic DNA:
- a CDS encoding alpha-L-rhamnosidase: MNFQPAAISGNLVSRTWSGDMIAPLSDGGQGTAASFVSKTFEHDGAKLPIELFISALGLYRCFINGVRVGSDLLTPGWTNYDDRLAYQRYDVSNLLKPGPNRIEIWLADGWYRSPLMWGAKAIPNCWGDRIGAIADLIGADGTVLSTDTTWRSGVLPILKSGIYFGEVYDARKENYLETHGTERLPFDRALLVAHETAAVRELQPLAPVESWTDDGGRTVYDFGQNAGGYVRYTVRGAAGAEVRVEHSEVLGPGRHFDNRNYRTAAAHTVYTLRGDGDETYAPHFTFHGFRYARVTIKGDAKILSIASIPISSVPEPAGGFTSGNALVNRLVENTIWSQRANFVEVPTDCPQRDERLGWTGDAQVFAATACWLSDSQSFLMKYLRDVMADQREDGAVSHFSPDPTRLHPANFPGYAGSTGWGDAIVVIPWVLYTHYGDRAVLSECLDSMVRWVDFVWSISDGPLVRPPSRWGDRGFTFGDWLQPVGDNRKPRPTIADDCAATLYHFISTDLLAKIAAVLGDHTLEAQMKQRASEIRLTFANEFIAPSGRLAHNDQTSYALAFLHDLIPDEHQETAQQHFRQVIVDADYKIGTGFIGTPALLPALTKLGMDDLAEKVFLQEDVPGWLYQVSKGATTIWERWDSMAPDGTIYEPDMNSYNHYAYGAVCQWLFESVAGISPSPSAPGFAEVIVDPAPIPSLSPVSAHHDISQGRIEAGWQCNGNKITYVLTLPEGCIGRFRPGKRHQNPSLNGEPVVEEAILPSGTHQLVFSLPNS; this comes from the coding sequence ATGAACTTTCAGCCTGCAGCCATCAGCGGCAACCTCGTTTCGCGTACCTGGTCCGGGGATATGATCGCGCCACTATCGGATGGCGGCCAGGGAACGGCCGCAAGCTTCGTCTCCAAGACTTTCGAACATGATGGCGCCAAGCTTCCCATAGAGCTCTTTATCTCCGCACTTGGCCTCTACCGCTGCTTCATCAACGGCGTTCGTGTCGGCAGCGACCTCTTGACACCCGGCTGGACGAACTACGACGATCGCCTTGCCTATCAGCGATATGATGTCTCGAACCTGCTCAAGCCGGGGCCGAACCGCATTGAAATCTGGCTTGCCGACGGATGGTACCGATCGCCCTTGATGTGGGGCGCCAAGGCGATCCCGAACTGCTGGGGCGACAGGATCGGCGCCATTGCGGATCTGATCGGAGCTGATGGCACCGTTCTTTCCACCGACACGACATGGCGAAGCGGTGTTCTGCCGATCCTGAAGTCGGGGATCTATTTCGGCGAAGTCTACGATGCCCGCAAGGAAAACTACTTGGAGACCCACGGCACCGAGAGATTGCCGTTCGACAGGGCACTGCTCGTCGCGCATGAAACTGCGGCGGTGCGGGAGTTGCAGCCGCTTGCTCCGGTCGAAAGCTGGACCGACGATGGCGGCAGGACTGTCTATGATTTCGGCCAGAATGCCGGCGGCTATGTTAGATATACCGTCCGAGGCGCTGCCGGCGCCGAAGTCCGGGTGGAGCATTCGGAAGTTCTCGGTCCCGGTCGTCATTTCGACAATCGCAACTATCGCACGGCCGCCGCACATACCGTCTACACCCTGCGGGGAGACGGCGATGAAACCTACGCGCCGCATTTCACCTTCCACGGCTTCCGCTATGCCAGGGTGACGATCAAGGGCGATGCGAAGATCCTTTCAATCGCATCCATCCCGATCTCATCTGTGCCCGAGCCTGCCGGCGGTTTCACCTCGGGCAATGCACTGGTCAATCGCCTCGTCGAAAATACCATCTGGTCGCAGCGCGCCAATTTCGTCGAAGTGCCGACCGATTGCCCGCAGCGCGATGAACGCCTCGGCTGGACGGGCGATGCCCAGGTGTTTGCCGCGACGGCGTGCTGGCTGAGCGACAGCCAGTCGTTCCTCATGAAATATCTGCGCGATGTGATGGCCGATCAGCGCGAGGATGGCGCCGTCTCACATTTTTCGCCGGATCCGACGCGCTTGCATCCGGCCAATTTCCCGGGCTATGCCGGCTCGACCGGCTGGGGCGACGCGATCGTCGTCATCCCGTGGGTACTCTATACCCATTACGGCGACCGGGCCGTTCTGTCGGAGTGCCTGGATTCTATGGTGCGCTGGGTCGATTTCGTCTGGTCGATCTCGGATGGCCCGCTCGTGCGCCCGCCGTCGCGTTGGGGCGACCGCGGCTTCACCTTCGGCGATTGGCTGCAGCCGGTCGGCGACAACCGGAAGCCTCGCCCGACGATCGCCGACGACTGCGCGGCCACACTCTACCACTTTATCTCGACCGACCTTCTGGCAAAGATCGCAGCCGTTCTCGGCGATCATACGCTTGAAGCGCAAATGAAGCAGCGCGCAAGCGAGATCCGGCTGACATTCGCCAACGAGTTCATCGCTCCCTCGGGACGGCTCGCGCATAACGACCAGACGTCCTATGCGCTGGCCTTCCTCCACGACCTGATACCGGATGAGCATCAGGAGACCGCACAGCAGCATTTCCGGCAGGTGATCGTCGATGCCGACTATAAGATCGGCACCGGCTTCATCGGCACGCCTGCCCTGCTGCCGGCCCTGACGAAGCTCGGCATGGACGATCTTGCCGAAAAAGTCTTCCTGCAGGAGGATGTGCCGGGCTGGCTCTACCAGGTGTCGAAGGGGGCGACGACGATCTGGGAGCGTTGGGATTCCATGGCGCCTGACGGCACCATCTACGAACCCGACATGAACAGCTACAACCACTATGCCTATGGCGCGGTCTGCCAATGGCTGTTCGAAAGCGTCGCCGGAATTTCGCCGAGCCCGAGCGCACCCGGATTTGCCGAGGTGATTGTCGATCCCGCGCCGATTCCATCCCTTTCGCCGGTTTCAGCCCATCATGATATCAGCCAGGGACGCATCGAGGCCGGCTGGCAGTGCAACGGCAACAAGATCACCTATGTGCTGACCCTTCCGGAGGGCTGCATCGGCCGGTTCCGGCCCGGAAAACGGCATCAAAACCCGTCGCTCAACGGAGAGCCTGTTGTCGAGGAAGCCATTCTTCCCTCCGGGACACACCAGCTCGTCTTTTCCCTACCCAATTCTTGA
- a CDS encoding ABC transporter ATP-binding protein, which translates to MSERFIAFEGVRKSYDGVSYVVRGLDLDVAKGEFLTLLGPSGSGKTTTLMMLAGFEAPTDGTITLADNRIDSVPPHRRNIGVVFQNYALFPHMTVGENVAFPLKMRRLGKAEITERVRRALDMVRMASFETRRPNQLSGGQQQRIALARALVFEPQLVLMDEPLGALDKQLREQMQLEIKHLHARLGINVVYVTHDQSEALTMSDRVGVFNDGILQQIAPPHALYETPANPFVATFIGENNAISGEVVAIENALCRIRAPDGSIITGHAGEGLKQGARATLVLRPERIQPAPAAEVPNRFTATLKEIIYHGDHVRLRVSACGCDDIFIKVAAAQDIPVQSLGSTAVIGWAPEDCRALALS; encoded by the coding sequence ATGAGCGAGCGCTTCATTGCTTTCGAAGGCGTGCGTAAATCCTATGACGGCGTCAGCTATGTCGTGCGCGGCCTGGACCTCGACGTCGCCAAAGGGGAATTTCTGACCCTTCTCGGTCCGTCCGGATCCGGCAAGACCACGACGCTGATGATGCTGGCCGGTTTCGAGGCGCCGACCGACGGGACAATCACCCTTGCCGACAACAGGATCGACAGCGTTCCGCCGCATCGCCGCAATATCGGTGTGGTCTTCCAGAATTACGCGCTCTTCCCGCATATGACCGTCGGCGAGAACGTCGCCTTCCCGCTGAAAATGCGCCGGCTCGGCAAGGCTGAGATCACTGAGAGGGTGCGCCGCGCGCTTGACATGGTGCGTATGGCGAGCTTCGAAACGCGGCGGCCCAACCAGCTTTCCGGCGGACAGCAGCAGCGCATCGCGCTCGCTCGCGCCCTCGTCTTCGAGCCGCAGCTCGTGCTGATGGACGAGCCGCTCGGTGCGCTCGACAAGCAGCTTCGCGAACAGATGCAGCTTGAGATCAAGCACCTGCATGCCCGCCTCGGCATCAACGTCGTCTACGTCACCCACGACCAGAGCGAGGCGCTGACCATGTCGGATCGGGTCGGCGTGTTCAATGACGGCATCCTGCAGCAGATCGCGCCGCCGCATGCGCTCTACGAGACGCCGGCAAACCCCTTCGTCGCAACCTTCATCGGCGAGAACAATGCGATATCAGGCGAAGTCGTCGCGATCGAAAATGCCCTCTGCCGAATTCGCGCGCCCGATGGTTCGATCATTACCGGCCATGCCGGAGAAGGATTGAAGCAAGGCGCGCGGGCAACGCTGGTGTTGCGGCCCGAGCGGATTCAGCCGGCGCCCGCAGCGGAGGTTCCCAACCGGTTCACCGCGACGCTCAAGGAAATCATCTATCACGGCGACCATGTCAGGTTGCGCGTCTCGGCCTGCGGCTGCGACGACATCTTCATCAAAGTCGCCGCGGCTCAGGACATTCCGGTTCAGTCGCTAGGCTCCACTGCCGTCATCGGCTGGGCGCCGGAGGATTGCCGCGCGCTCGCGCTCTCCTGA
- a CDS encoding ABC transporter substrate-binding protein, with protein MMRLNCMLLSSVMTLAIAGAAFAEDTLTVTSWGGAYTKSQEEAFFKPFAKETSAKILQDEWDGSTAKLKGMVETGQVTWDVVDVEPSHALQGCDEGWLETIDYSKLGGKDAFIDGAAMDCAVATIVFGTIYAYDAAKFPNGGPTTMADLFDTAKFPGPRALRKSPKTTLEFALIADGVKPAEVYDVLGTPEGVDRAFKKLDTIKKDVKVWWTAGAQPPQLLADGEVVMTTAWNGRIYDAVKNSGKNFKIVWDGQGMDFNLWAEPKGSKNKELADKFVAFTVNPDVMAQQSKYISYGPTLKAAIAKVPPDILVDLPTAPENTKNAFVVSSEFWADHDEELTERFNKWLAQ; from the coding sequence ATGATGCGTTTAAACTGCATGCTTCTCAGTTCCGTCATGACTCTTGCCATCGCAGGAGCGGCATTTGCCGAGGATACGCTGACCGTCACATCCTGGGGCGGCGCCTATACGAAGAGCCAGGAGGAGGCCTTTTTCAAGCCCTTTGCCAAGGAAACCAGCGCCAAGATCCTCCAGGATGAATGGGACGGTTCCACCGCCAAGCTGAAGGGCATGGTCGAAACAGGCCAAGTGACCTGGGATGTCGTCGATGTCGAACCCAGCCATGCGTTGCAAGGCTGCGACGAAGGTTGGCTCGAAACGATCGACTATTCGAAGCTCGGCGGCAAGGACGCCTTCATCGACGGCGCGGCGATGGATTGCGCCGTCGCGACGATCGTCTTCGGCACCATCTATGCTTATGATGCCGCCAAGTTCCCGAATGGCGGGCCAACGACCATGGCCGATCTGTTCGACACGGCCAAGTTCCCCGGGCCGCGCGCCTTGCGCAAGTCGCCGAAGACCACGCTGGAATTCGCGCTGATTGCCGACGGCGTCAAACCCGCCGAGGTTTACGATGTGCTCGGCACGCCGGAGGGCGTCGACCGCGCCTTCAAGAAGCTCGACACGATCAAGAAGGATGTGAAGGTCTGGTGGACGGCGGGCGCGCAGCCGCCGCAGCTTCTCGCCGACGGCGAAGTGGTGATGACCACCGCATGGAACGGCCGCATCTACGATGCCGTCAAGAACAGCGGCAAGAACTTCAAGATCGTCTGGGACGGCCAGGGAATGGACTTCAATCTCTGGGCCGAGCCGAAAGGCTCGAAGAACAAGGAACTGGCGGACAAATTCGTCGCCTTCACCGTCAATCCCGACGTGATGGCGCAGCAGTCCAAATATATCTCCTATGGCCCGACCCTGAAAGCGGCCATCGCGAAGGTTCCGCCGGATATTCTCGTCGATCTGCCGACGGCGCCTGAAAATACGAAGAACGCCTTTGTCGTCTCCTCCGAGTTCTGGGCCGATCATGATGAGGAGTTGACTGAACGCTTCAACAAGTGGCTCGCACAGTAA
- a CDS encoding ABC transporter substrate-binding protein, translating to MTHRIKLILAGASALLALVAAGPSHADTTLSFLIDNNPDTVAAAEALVAAYQTKAPDVTIEIEQRPGGGEGDNIVKTRLATGEMSDVFLYNSGSLLQALKPAQTLVDLSGLASQAKVDEGFKSVVRADDKLYGVPFGTAMAGGILYNRKIYQDLGLSVPKTWADFMANNEKVKASGKVAVAQTYRDTWTSQLFVLADYYNLDAAVPNFAADYTANKAKYAETPAALKGFERLKDVHDAGLMNEDFGAASYDDGLRMVATGEAAHYPMLSFAVGALKQNYPENLNDVGFFAQPSDDAATNGLTVWMPPALYIPLTSQHTEEARKFVDFAGSVEACKIMVETNAVQGPSLIDGCDLPADVPPAIKDMLPYFEAKDKTTPALEFVSPIKGPALEQITVEVGSGIRQPADAAKLYDDDVRKQAKQLGLPNW from the coding sequence ATGACACATCGGATAAAGCTCATTCTTGCGGGCGCGTCCGCGCTTTTGGCACTGGTCGCGGCCGGTCCGTCGCATGCAGACACCACGCTGTCATTCCTGATCGACAATAACCCGGACACCGTCGCGGCAGCCGAGGCACTGGTTGCCGCCTATCAGACGAAGGCGCCCGACGTGACCATCGAAATCGAGCAGCGGCCAGGGGGTGGCGAGGGCGACAACATCGTTAAGACGCGCCTGGCGACGGGCGAGATGTCTGATGTGTTTCTCTATAATTCCGGCTCGCTGCTCCAGGCGCTGAAACCCGCGCAGACGCTTGTCGATCTGAGCGGTCTTGCGTCGCAGGCGAAGGTCGACGAAGGTTTCAAGTCAGTCGTCCGCGCCGATGACAAGCTCTACGGCGTTCCCTTCGGTACGGCGATGGCGGGCGGGATTCTCTATAACAGGAAAATCTACCAGGACCTCGGCCTCTCCGTCCCGAAGACATGGGCGGACTTCATGGCGAACAACGAAAAGGTCAAAGCATCAGGAAAGGTCGCCGTGGCGCAGACCTATCGCGATACCTGGACCTCACAGCTGTTCGTTCTGGCTGACTATTACAACCTGGACGCGGCCGTGCCGAACTTCGCCGCAGACTATACCGCCAACAAGGCAAAATACGCAGAGACGCCTGCGGCCCTGAAGGGCTTCGAACGGCTGAAGGACGTTCACGACGCCGGCCTGATGAACGAAGATTTCGGCGCAGCAAGCTACGACGATGGCCTGAGAATGGTGGCAACCGGCGAGGCAGCGCATTATCCGATGCTGAGCTTCGCCGTCGGCGCGCTCAAACAGAATTATCCCGAAAACCTCAACGATGTCGGCTTTTTCGCGCAACCGAGCGACGACGCTGCAACCAACGGCTTGACGGTCTGGATGCCGCCAGCCCTTTACATTCCCTTGACCAGCCAGCACACCGAGGAAGCACGGAAATTCGTCGATTTCGCCGGAAGCGTCGAGGCCTGCAAGATCATGGTGGAAACCAATGCTGTTCAGGGGCCCTCCCTGATTGACGGCTGCGACCTGCCAGCCGACGTACCGCCTGCAATAAAGGACATGCTCCCCTATTTCGAGGCCAAGGACAAGACGACCCCGGCGCTGGAATTCGTTTCGCCGATCAAGGGACCGGCTCTCGAGCAGATCACCGTCGAAGTCGGCTCCGGTATTCGCCAGCCGGCCGACGCGGCAAAACTCTATGACGACGACGTGCGCAAGCAGGCCAAGCAACTCGGCCTGCCCAACTGGTAG
- a CDS encoding carbohydrate ABC transporter permease — protein sequence MTETRPRSRKSPYPLWFFIPAAIIYGVLFLVPTVSSLWFSLTRWDLSTAEFIGLENFQQFFSEPFLVKGLLNTLIYAVTTSGLKTVCGLLLAVLLTSNIFARGFLRTLVFFPVLVSTIGIGITFTVMMHPTRGIINVTLETLGIPGPGWLTNPALALFSVALVDVWKGVGLATLIFIAGLAAISPDYYEAARIDGATRLQQFFRITLPLVRPATVIVVTLSLIGGLRSFDLIWAMTRGGPGFSSDVIASVIYKQYQAGFYGLSTAGNVILFALIAVIILPFTLWFNRREVEE from the coding sequence ATGACCGAGACACGCCCCCGCTCGCGCAAATCGCCCTACCCGCTGTGGTTTTTCATTCCGGCCGCAATCATCTACGGCGTGCTGTTTCTGGTTCCCACGGTATCCTCTCTCTGGTTCAGCCTCACACGCTGGGATCTTTCGACGGCCGAATTCATCGGGCTCGAAAACTTTCAGCAGTTCTTTTCCGAACCGTTTTTGGTCAAGGGACTGCTCAACACCCTGATCTACGCCGTGACGACATCCGGCCTGAAGACGGTCTGCGGGTTGCTGCTCGCCGTGCTGCTGACCAGCAATATTTTCGCCCGCGGCTTCCTGCGCACGCTGGTCTTCTTTCCCGTCCTGGTCTCGACGATCGGCATCGGCATCACCTTCACGGTGATGATGCATCCGACCAGGGGCATCATTAATGTCACGCTCGAGACGCTCGGCATTCCCGGCCCGGGATGGCTCACCAATCCGGCGCTGGCGCTTTTTTCGGTGGCTTTGGTCGATGTCTGGAAGGGTGTCGGCCTCGCCACCCTGATCTTCATCGCCGGGCTTGCCGCGATCAGCCCCGATTATTATGAGGCCGCGAGGATTGATGGCGCCACGCGTCTCCAGCAATTTTTCCGGATCACCCTGCCGCTCGTGCGTCCCGCCACTGTCATCGTGGTGACATTGTCGCTGATTGGCGGGCTTCGATCCTTCGATCTGATATGGGCCATGACCCGCGGCGGGCCTGGTTTCTCCTCCGATGTGATCGCATCGGTCATCTATAAGCAATACCAGGCGGGTTTCTACGGTCTCTCGACGGCCGGAAACGTCATCCTGTTCGCGCTGATCGCCGTAATCATCCTGCCATTCACCCTGTGGTTCAACCGGCGCGAGGTCGAAGAATGA
- a CDS encoding PLP-dependent aminotransferase family protein, translating into MSERSEVTRTNQERETRIPAYLELANELEARIRSGALPPGSQLPPQRDLARERSLNVSTVTRAYRELQNLNLVMGSTRRGTIVIGDGAMPRVDRAASPAGIIDLTVNRPAVDDFQQRLAQSLPDLSSDRRFRQMQEYQPPEGPAWARHAARKWISLNGFDPSEDDIVVTSGAQHALLAVISSLIEPGDTIVCDRLTYYGLIALAQMFRFRIIGIGSDDQGMSAAELDDICRRETVRAVFTVPSMHNPTVVTMSEARRCELVDVAEKHDLVIIEDDVYGPMLGTRASALITLAPTRTYHISALSKALAPGLRVGYLSCPPGRALLSAEAVRTTAWMPSPLPLLLATRWLEDGTAEAILKAQLAELRARHAIVTTILAGHSFSADPRCMFLWLRLPAPWRCEDFAANLRAHGVAVMAATAFACDRQPVEHAVRVNVGCASSRDELATALRIIAATLNDRPRALAGLV; encoded by the coding sequence ATGTCTGAAAGATCGGAAGTGACCCGGACAAATCAGGAGCGGGAAACGCGGATACCGGCCTATCTGGAGCTCGCAAACGAGCTCGAGGCGAGGATCCGCTCGGGCGCCTTGCCCCCCGGCAGCCAGCTCCCACCGCAACGCGACCTCGCGCGGGAGCGGTCGCTCAACGTCTCCACAGTCACGCGCGCCTACCGCGAATTGCAAAACCTCAACCTTGTGATGGGCAGCACCCGGCGCGGCACGATCGTCATCGGCGACGGCGCCATGCCGCGGGTTGACCGGGCAGCGAGCCCGGCCGGTATCATCGATCTGACGGTCAACCGGCCGGCCGTCGACGATTTCCAGCAGCGCTTGGCGCAGTCTTTGCCTGACCTGTCATCCGACCGGCGCTTTCGCCAGATGCAGGAATACCAGCCGCCGGAAGGGCCGGCCTGGGCACGCCACGCGGCGAGAAAATGGATATCGCTCAACGGCTTCGATCCGTCCGAAGACGATATCGTGGTCACCAGCGGCGCCCAGCACGCTTTGCTGGCGGTGATCAGCAGCCTGATAGAGCCCGGCGACACCATCGTCTGCGATCGGCTGACCTATTACGGCCTGATCGCGCTTGCCCAAATGTTCCGCTTCCGCATCATCGGCATTGGAAGTGACGATCAGGGCATGTCGGCGGCGGAGCTCGACGATATCTGCCGCCGGGAGACCGTGCGCGCCGTCTTCACGGTTCCCTCGATGCACAATCCGACCGTCGTCACCATGAGCGAGGCTCGCCGGTGCGAACTGGTCGATGTTGCGGAAAAGCACGATCTCGTCATCATCGAGGACGATGTCTATGGACCGATGCTCGGGACCCGAGCAAGCGCCTTGATCACGCTTGCGCCGACCAGAACCTATCATATATCGGCGCTCTCCAAGGCGCTGGCGCCGGGGCTGCGCGTCGGTTATCTCTCCTGCCCGCCCGGGCGGGCGCTGCTGTCTGCCGAGGCGGTTCGCACGACCGCCTGGATGCCCTCTCCGCTGCCGTTGCTGCTTGCGACCCGCTGGCTGGAGGACGGCACGGCCGAAGCGATCCTGAAGGCTCAGCTTGCGGAGCTACGCGCACGCCACGCGATCGTCACGACGATCCTTGCCGGCCATTCCTTCTCCGCCGATCCGCGCTGCATGTTTTTATGGCTGAGGCTGCCGGCGCCATGGCGATGCGAGGATTTTGCCGCCAATCTGCGCGCCCATGGCGTTGCCGTCATGGCTGCCACCGCCTTTGCCTGCGACCGTCAGCCGGTCGAGCATGCCGTTCGCGTCAATGTCGGCTGCGCATCGTCGCGTGATGAGCTTGCAACGGCGCTGCGCATCATTGCCGCCACGCTGAACGATCGTCCCCGCGCTCTGGCAGGCTTGGTCTAG
- a CDS encoding type II toxin-antitoxin system VapC family toxin, translated as MKVSVDTNILARAVLQDDAEQGGAAAKLLKEASLIAVSLPSLCELAWILRRGARLSREDVSQTIHDLLNAGNVAMNRPAVEAGLAMLEAGGDFADGVIAHEGAWLGGESFVSFDKQAVELVVRQGQPARLLA; from the coding sequence ATGAAAGTTTCAGTCGATACCAACATTCTCGCTCGAGCCGTCCTGCAGGATGATGCTGAGCAGGGAGGGGCAGCGGCAAAGCTCCTCAAGGAAGCATCGCTGATCGCGGTTTCCCTGCCGAGCTTATGTGAACTGGCCTGGATACTGCGTCGAGGAGCCAGGCTATCAAGGGAAGATGTTTCACAGACGATCCACGACCTGCTCAACGCCGGCAACGTGGCGATGAACCGTCCTGCGGTCGAAGCGGGCCTGGCCATGCTGGAGGCGGGTGGCGATTTCGCAGATGGCGTGATTGCCCACGAAGGAGCATGGCTTGGCGGCGAGAGCTTCGTATCTTTCGACAAGCAGGCGGTCGAACTGGTAGTCCGCCAAGGCCAACCCGCGCGTCTTCTCGCCTGA
- a CDS encoding ABC transporter ATP-binding protein, whose amino-acid sequence MAELTLKQVRKSFGALEVIKGIDLEVASGEFVVFVGPSGCGKSTLLRIIAGLEETTSGTLAIGGKDVTYAEPSERGIAMVFQSYALYPHMTVAENIGFGLSLARRPKAEIAAKVAATAETLQLTQLLERKPKALSGGQRQRVAIGRAIIRDPKVFLFDEPLSNLDASLRAQMRLEIADLHARLKSTMIYVTHDQVEAMTMADKIVVLNGGAVEQIGGPMELYRNPATPFVAGFIGSPKMNLYGGEIARRLHCTTYGIRPEHIRLSESVGQWQGRIRHLERLGADAILYLDVPELGEMVVRAEGETPFAPGMTVWANPVEGAEHRFRS is encoded by the coding sequence ATGGCTGAGCTCACTCTCAAGCAGGTTCGCAAGAGCTTTGGCGCCCTTGAAGTTATCAAGGGGATCGATCTGGAGGTTGCCTCCGGCGAGTTCGTCGTTTTCGTCGGCCCGTCGGGATGCGGAAAGTCGACGCTGCTGCGGATCATCGCCGGCCTGGAGGAAACGACATCGGGCACGCTGGCCATCGGCGGCAAGGACGTGACATATGCCGAACCCTCCGAGCGCGGCATTGCCATGGTGTTCCAGAGCTACGCGCTCTACCCGCACATGACCGTGGCAGAGAATATCGGCTTCGGCCTTTCACTCGCCCGCCGCCCGAAGGCGGAAATCGCCGCCAAGGTTGCGGCGACGGCTGAAACCCTGCAGCTCACCCAGCTGCTGGAGAGAAAGCCGAAAGCACTCTCCGGCGGCCAGAGGCAGCGCGTCGCCATCGGCCGCGCGATCATCCGCGATCCCAAGGTCTTCCTGTTCGACGAGCCGCTCTCCAATCTCGACGCTTCGCTCAGAGCCCAGATGCGCCTTGAGATCGCCGATCTGCACGCCCGCCTGAAATCGACGATGATCTATGTCACCCACGACCAGGTCGAAGCGATGACGATGGCGGACAAGATCGTTGTCCTAAACGGCGGCGCGGTCGAACAGATCGGCGGCCCGATGGAACTCTACCGCAATCCCGCAACGCCATTCGTCGCCGGCTTCATCGGCAGCCCGAAGATGAACCTCTATGGCGGCGAGATAGCGCGGCGATTGCACTGCACGACCTATGGCATCCGCCCCGAACATATCAGGCTTTCGGAAAGTGTCGGGCAATGGCAGGGCAGGATCCGGCATCTCGAGCGGCTTGGCGCCGACGCGATCCTCTACCTCGACGTCCCCGAACTCGGCGAGATGGTGGTGCGCGCCGAAGGCGAGACGCCGTTTGCGCCTGGAATGACGGTCTGGGCAAATCCGGTCGAAGGAGCGGAACATCGGTTCCGAAGCTAA
- a CDS encoding AbrB/MazE/SpoVT family DNA-binding domain-containing protein gives MASLAVTMKGQITLRRDLLTHLGVKPGERIEFDKLPGGELRVRAARPTGTIDDFIGRHAGKMKKPLTIEEMNEIAASGWAGEE, from the coding sequence ATGGCTTCCCTTGCCGTCACAATGAAAGGGCAGATCACGCTGAGACGGGATTTGCTGACGCACCTTGGGGTCAAACCGGGGGAGCGGATCGAATTCGACAAGCTGCCTGGGGGCGAGCTGCGGGTAAGGGCTGCTCGTCCAACGGGGACAATCGACGACTTTATCGGTCGGCATGCTGGCAAGATGAAAAAGCCGTTGACCATCGAAGAGATGAACGAAATCGCGGCTTCGGGCTGGGCCGGCGAAGAATGA
- a CDS encoding carbohydrate ABC transporter permease translates to MRSVRPYVTGAIALAVAAVIFVMPFVFVALQAVKSKSEASRLDFELPEHWLFWDNLIAVFKARDYQLALAYFNSTLITVASVTILILLSAMVGYVMQRRKTVWNRVASIALFMGLMMPPAVVPTIGLLQEIGLFKTMTGMILIQVAYNLSFSTLLYRSFISTIPRDLDEVALIDGAKPRQIFFRVILPLLKPVTVTNIVVQSIAIFNDFTNPLYYLPGKENVTVQLTLYNFQSMYTSQYNLLFMNILLVTIPPLVVFIFFNRQIVAGMTSGAVKG, encoded by the coding sequence ATGAGAAGCGTCCGCCCTTACGTGACCGGCGCGATAGCCCTTGCGGTGGCGGCCGTCATCTTCGTCATGCCTTTCGTTTTCGTCGCTCTCCAGGCGGTCAAATCGAAATCCGAAGCCTCTCGCCTTGATTTCGAATTGCCCGAGCATTGGCTGTTCTGGGATAATCTGATCGCCGTCTTCAAGGCGCGCGACTACCAGCTCGCGCTCGCCTATTTCAACTCCACCCTGATCACCGTCGCCTCCGTCACGATCCTGATCCTGCTGTCGGCAATGGTCGGATATGTGATGCAGCGCCGCAAGACCGTCTGGAACAGGGTGGCCTCCATTGCCCTGTTCATGGGTCTGATGATGCCTCCAGCCGTCGTGCCCACCATCGGCCTCTTGCAGGAGATCGGTCTCTTCAAGACGATGACCGGGATGATCCTGATCCAGGTCGCCTATAATCTCTCGTTCTCGACCTTGCTCTACCGGTCGTTCATCTCGACCATACCGCGAGACCTCGACGAGGTGGCGCTGATCGACGGCGCCAAGCCCCGGCAGATCTTCTTCAGAGTGATCCTGCCGCTGCTGAAGCCGGTGACCGTCACCAACATCGTCGTGCAGTCGATCGCGATCTTCAACGATTTTACCAACCCGCTTTACTATCTTCCCGGCAAGGAGAACGTGACCGTGCAGCTGACGCTCTATAATTTCCAGAGCATGTATACGAGCCAGTACAATCTCCTCTTCATGAATATCCTCCTCGTGACGATCCCGCCGCTGGTGGTCTTCATCTTCTTCAACCGGCAGATCGTCGCCGGCATGACATCAGGCGCAGTAAAAGGGTAA